The Devosia sp. 1566 sequence GCTTTACCGCTTCAAACCCCGAGCGATATTCGCCCGACCGGAAGTAAAGGTCGGCCAGCAGCTTTTGCATTTCCGCTTCCAGCGCATTGCCGCGCCACATCAGCGCCTCAGCGGCCAAAGTGTGCGTTGCCTTTTCGAGGTTGAGTGTCCCCTTTCCATCCAACAGCAGCAAGGTGCGGTAAACCGCCTCGGCCCGGGTAGGCCGGAAATCGGCAGCAATCACCTGGCCATAGGCATCGATCGCTTCTTCCACCGCCCCGCCTTCTTCCAGGAGGCGCGCCGTCAGCAGATGGTAGCGGCTCGACTCCTCCGCGCTCAACTCGGCCGGGGTAACCTTGTCCAGCAACTGTTCTGCGAATGTGCGATCGCCGGTTTGCAAGCTCGCCCCGCTGGCGGCGAGCAGGAATCGATTGCGCGCCCATTGCGGGTAGCTCGCAAGCACGCCCTGCGCCTCCCGCGCATCCTGCCGAGCGCCCTGATAGTCGGCGAGATCAGCCCGCGCAATGGTGCGCCAAAACAGGGCATCCACATCCCCGTTGAACGCCGGCGCATTGAGCACCTTCAGCGCATCCGCCGATCGCGAGGCCACCGTATTGGCGATGACCTCTGTCATGCCGATCCGGCGGGTCAGTTCTTCCGCACTGGCTTTACCCGCCACGGTGCGCAACACGCCGAGCGCCTCATGGGCAAACCGGTTGGCGACAAGATATTGCGCCAGATCCAGCCGCGCTGCGTCGCGCTGCTGCCCTTCGGCCGCCGCGGCCGCGCGCATCAGCTCTTGGCGCCGCTCGATGAAGCCGTTCGGATCGCTTTGTTCCAGCGCCGCCAAATCGATGAACCGGTTCCGCGCGCCATCTCCCGCGCCCTGGCCTGCACCCCGTGGGGCATCATAGGCGGAAACACTCAGCCCACGCGCCGCCGAGATCACCGCCAGCTGCTCTTCGATCTTGACGCCCAGATCGCCGGCTTCGGGCTTGATCACCAGCCCATGCACGCTGCGCAGCGCCGAAAATTCCACGTAATCGAGCAGCCGGGTGATGCCGCGGGCCGGCGGATAAGCTGTCACCACCTGTAGGGTATCGCCCACCAGCGGGTCGCGGAACTCGTGCACGCGAGCGGGCCGCAACACATCGGCCACCATCTCGAACGAACCGGCATTATCACGCCGTCTCGTCAGCTGCATCGGCTGGGTCGGGGTCAAAACCACATCGCCCAGCGAGAGCACCCAGGCCATGCCTTCCGAGCCAAGCGTTGCCAGCCGATCCTGCGCCAGATCGATCCGCACCACCTGCGTATCCGCAGCCGGCACCACGCTGAACTCTTGGGCGATGGTGTCGAGTTCGGGCGACTGGGTTGGCGCAGCAATGCCAGCCACCGTGTCAAACATTAGCCAGACAGTGTCGCCGCGCCGAAACACTGCTGCCGGCGTTTCCTGCTCAAACGGAAACACCACCCGCACCGTGGAGCCCAGCACGCTGGCAAACGGCGTCACGACCGCTGCGGGATTTGCCGGATAGCGGGTTTGCTCGCTGCCGGCTGCGGCATGTTCCGTCCCATGCGCCTCCGCCTCGGCATGTGTTACCTCAGCGACAACATCTTCAGCATCAAGGCTGGGCAGCCCCTGCCCCGCCAGATCCACATCAAGCACATATTGCCGGTCCGAGTTCTGGTAAAAGCGCGGTACGACGCCCTTGGCAAACTGCATTTGCACCGACGACCCATCAGGCGTGACCACGTTATCTGCTGCTACGATCTCGGCCGGCAGGTCGACCAGCAGATCGCGCAGATCCACCGGCACCGGCCATTCAAAGGCGATCAGCCCGTGCTCGCCCTCGGGCAGGTATTGGCCAGAGGTGGGCACGTTCCAGTCGAACTGCAGGCGCAGAAAGGTCGGGTTGCGCCCCACCCGAACGCTGGGCGTGGCTCCAAGCTCGGCCGCCTGCCGCGCCTTGCGCTCCTGCTCGGTCTCGATGGCTTCGAGGCGAGCACGCTCCGCCAGTTCATCGAGCACCTCCTGCGGCAGCGCCGGCGGCATGCCCTGCCAATCGGCCGGCAACAGATCGATAAACAGCTTTTCGCCCGCTTCAGTGCGATTGAAATTGAAGCTCGACCTCAACCCGACCCGCAAGCCGCGCCCATTGGCATCGAGCCGGGCAATGGACAGATATTGCGGCAGCGTCGTGCCTACATCGGGCAGCACGAGTTGCACCGCTTCATCGAACTCAACCGACAGGACGCCATTTTCAACGCGCAGCTTGTGCCCTGGCAGATCGTCACGGCCAGGAAAGCTCAGCACCAGCCGGGCATAGCCCTCTTCGGCGGTGGCAAAGAGCTGCCCCTGCTCCTGGGCCGCCGCGGGGATGGCCAGCGTGGCTAGCCACAACACGCCGACCAACCCGCACAAAATCTTCTGTTTGCCGCTCTTCACCAACTGCCTACCGCACCCAGCCGCGCGGTTCCGGCAAGGCTTGCAACCACCGAACCCACGCAGGCGACACATCAGAGCGCCACCCTAGCTCCTTCGGCTTAACACCCGCTTACGCAACCGCCGCGCAGTGTGCAGGCGCTACTGCCCCACAATCTGCGGCAGTTGCGACAGGTCATTGGCTGTCATCTGCCCGGCAGGCTGGTCCGCCAGATCGGCCATGCGGACGGTGAGCTCCTGCGCTCGCGCCGGCTCCATTGCCGCCAGGATGGGCGCCATCTTGCGTGGGCTCATGATCTTGGCGACCCGCAGCAGCACTTCCATCTCGAGCGTATTGAAGATCTTGGCGGCGTCCTTGGGCTTCATGGCCTCATACATCGCCACGATCCCGGCAAACTGCCCGGTTTCCAGCTTCTCGCGCTGGTCGACCAGAGCCGTGATCTGCGCTTCCATGGCCTGGAGCGTTCCCTGGCGTTCTTCAAGTCGCTTTTCGGCGGCATCCACCAGCGCCTGCCGCATCGCCAGCTCTTCGGCATAGGCATCAAGCTCGCCGCGCCGCCCCGACAGGCGCTCCAGCAGCGCGGCTTGAGCGGCAGATGCGCCGTCGGGGCCCGTGAGAGGTACCTTGTTGCCCTGCGCGTCGAACTGCATGGGAACAGCGTCCCCGCCCGTGTCGCATTCGGTGCTGAGCAGGCTCTCGGCGAGCGGATTGGCAGTGCCATGCCCGTCACCAGCAGTTTCCGCCGGCTCACTTTCTCCATGCGTCGCTGTGGTCACCGCTTCTGCGCAACTGGTTTCCGCCGCCACTGTGGCACCATGCTCGGCTTCAACAGCATGCTCGGCTTCGGCAGCGTGCTCGGCAGGCGCACCATGCTCGGCCGCAGGTGCCGACGGCGCACCGTGGCCCCCAGCCGCGCCCGAAGATCCGAGCACGGGTGCGGGATCAGCCATGGTGGGGCTGGCATCGCTCATTGTGGGTTCGCTCAGCATTGCGCCGGCCTCCCCCGCTCCGGAGGTCTCTGCAGGAGCGCCATGCCCGCCCGAACTGCCACCACCGGCAGCAAGCGCTGGCATCGGCCCAAGCACATATGAACCGTTGAACACCAGTCCAGCGGTCTTGAGCACCAGCAGCGACGAAATCGCTACCACGAGGACGGGCAGCAGGCGGATCGATTTCACGCCGCGTTCTCCCGCTCGCGCTGCCGCGCTTGCAGCTGCGCCAATGCTGATTGCAGCTTGCTTGGCTGCTCGGCCATCTGGACGGATGCCGCCGGCTCTGCAGGACTTGCCGCCCGGGCCGCCGTGGTGATCTTGACGATGCGCTCCATCAGCGCCGTACCGGCACTTACATGATTGGCGAGTTCGATCCCGAAGCGCTCGGCTTCCTCGAGCCGGGTGTTCAGCGTCACATCGGCCTCGACCGCGGTGGCTTTGAGCTCCTTGATCGCCTGGTTGGCCAGATTGGTCGCCCCCACCAGGTCCGAAATCATCTGCCGCAATACATCGCGATCGGCATGGAGCCGCTTCAGGCGGCCGTTCAGTACGACGCAATAACCGATGGTTAGCGCCAGCAGCACCGCCACGGCGCCTTCGATCACCAGCCCCAAAGAAAATCCAGCCATCATCGCCCTTCCCCCACTTCGCCCAGCGCTTCAAATTCTGCCATCGTCACCTTGGGCGGGTTGAGCGGCCGGGTCACCCGCACCGAAACATGGCTGCCAATATGGCCCATGATCGCTTCGGTCAGCTCCACCCCGCCGCACCGCAGCAAAATAGGATCGGTAGGCGCACGCTCGAACATCACCGTGTCTCCCGCCTTGAGCGCCAGCATGCGCGACAGCGGCAGCTGCTGTTCATGCAGAACGGCATCGATCTCGACTTCGGCGGCATAGATTTCCGTCGCCAGATGCCCTTCCCAGATCGGGTCGCGGCCGAATTTTTCGCCCATGAACATCTGCAGCAATTGCTCGCGGATCGGCTCGATCGTGGCATAGGGCAACAGGATCTCGATCTTGCCGCCCCGCTCCTCCATTTCGATGCTGAGCTCGATCAGGATCGCCGCATTGGCGGGGCGCGAGATTGCAGCAAAGCGCGGATTGGTTTCCATCCGCTCCAGCTTGAAATTGACCTGGGTCAGCGGCTCAAACGCGCGGTGGGTATCATCAAGGATCACCTCGATCATGCGCCGCGCCAGCGCCAGCTCAATTGTCGTATAGGGTCGCCCGTCGACCCGTACCGGGCTGGTCACGCGGCGGCCACCCAGCAGCACATCGATCATGGAATAGATGAGGCCCGAGTCCACGGTCAGCAGGCCATAATTCTCCCATTCCTCAGCCTTGATCACCGAAAGGATCGCCGGCAGGGGAATGGAATTGATGTAGTCCCCGAACCGCACCGAGGAAATGGCGTCCAGCGTCACTTCCACATTGTCGGACGTAAAATTGCGCAGCGACGTCGTCATCAACCGCACGAGACGGTCGAACACGATTTCGAGCATCGGCAAGCGTTCATAGCTCACCAGCGCCGAATTGATCAGCGCCTGAACGCCCGTGACTTCCACGTCACCCTTGGCGGCTGGCTCAAAGCCAGGGCCCGCTACGGCGGAGCCCCCGTTTCGAGATGCTTCCCTGACCCCGTTTGCCATCACCGCAGTTTCGAGTTCATCGAGCGGCCATTCTTCAGCGAGTTTGTCGTCGTCGCTCGCCATCACTGCACCAGGATTTCTTTGAACAGCACGCTGTCCACCTGGGCGGGATAGATCGCAACATTGACCCGCCGCAGCAATTCTTCCTTCAGCCGGTAAATTCCCGCCGATCCTTCAAGATCGCTGCGCCGCAACTCACGCAGATAAACTTGAAAGGCATCGACCACCTTGGCCATGCGAGGCTGGATCTCGACCATCACCGCTTCGCTCGCCACTTCCAGCGCCACGCTCAGCTTCATGAAGGCGGGAGCAGCCTCGCCTTCGGAGTTGAGGTTCACCGTCATCGGGGGCAAGTTGAAGATGAAACTTGGGGCAGCCGCTTCGGCATGCGCGGTCTCGCCGTGCCCCGCGGCACTGGCGCTCGCGCTGCCAGCCGACAGGAACATGTAGAGCCCGGCGCCTGCGAGCAGCACCACGGCTGCTGCTGCGCCAATAATCATCAGCTTGCGCGATTTCTTGGGGGCCACGGCCTCACCGGCTTCTGCTTCTGCGGCCATGCTTGTTCTGTGCTCGGACTCGGAAAAAACCGGAGGAATCCGGCTCCGCTCCAGCTAAGGGCGAGATGGTTAACGAGCCGTTACCATTAGCGCTCGGGCGGCAGATTTTGCCGGGCAGCTTTTGCCGCACGCCCTGCGCTTCCCGCAAGCATTGCCGGACATCCGTTCTTCTACCTTTTTGAATTCTAACGACAAACTGGAATGGCATGGTTCTCGCAAGGTAAACAACGAGACCAAGGCTTGGGGAAGCGGCGGTCTCGTAACCGATGGGGATCGGAATGATCGAGAATGCGCAACTGATCAGCCTGTCACGGCAGATCGCCTTGCAGCGGCAGATGAATGTGGTGGCCAACAACATGGCCAACATCAACACCACAGG is a genomic window containing:
- a CDS encoding DUF6468 domain-containing protein, which encodes MMAGFSLGLVIEGAVAVLLALTIGYCVVLNGRLKRLHADRDVLRQMISDLVGATNLANQAIKELKATAVEADVTLNTRLEEAERFGIELANHVSAGTALMERIVKITTAARAASPAEPAASVQMAEQPSKLQSALAQLQARQRERENAA
- the fliM gene encoding flagellar motor switch protein FliM, which translates into the protein MASDDDKLAEEWPLDELETAVMANGVREASRNGGSAVAGPGFEPAAKGDVEVTGVQALINSALVSYERLPMLEIVFDRLVRLMTTSLRNFTSDNVEVTLDAISSVRFGDYINSIPLPAILSVIKAEEWENYGLLTVDSGLIYSMIDVLLGGRRVTSPVRVDGRPYTTIELALARRMIEVILDDTHRAFEPLTQVNFKLERMETNPRFAAISRPANAAILIELSIEMEERGGKIEILLPYATIEPIREQLLQMFMGEKFGRDPIWEGHLATEIYAAEVEIDAVLHEQQLPLSRMLALKAGDTVMFERAPTDPILLRCGGVELTEAIMGHIGSHVSVRVTRPLNPPKVTMAEFEALGEVGEGR
- a CDS encoding flagellar basal body-associated FliL family protein, with the translated sequence MAAEAEAGEAVAPKKSRKLMIIGAAAAVVLLAGAGLYMFLSAGSASASAAGHGETAHAEAAAPSFIFNLPPMTVNLNSEGEAAPAFMKLSVALEVASEAVMVEIQPRMAKVVDAFQVYLRELRRSDLEGSAGIYRLKEELLRRVNVAIYPAQVDSVLFKEILVQ